A genomic segment from Gossypium hirsutum isolate 1008001.06 chromosome D04, Gossypium_hirsutum_v2.1, whole genome shotgun sequence encodes:
- the LOC121216228 gene encoding SUN domain-containing protein 2, whose protein sequence is MSASTLSISANPAVSARRRPVLLAENKSNFESLPAEPNPNGVNVGEDKATGAANSRDLSHHSVRGEALKDFGQARKVTVAQNSNVPLRRTRKGVVNKTEKPRWQTVVSIFIKNLVLLLVLAGLVQIIRRLALKSGEVSRAGTEVSLTEFEGRVAEVENFLKTTAKMIQVQVEVVDRKLENEIGGLRRELNERIDDQSVALGNSLKILEEKSEGLDKSLRELKSANLLTKEEFENMYEQMFKEKGGNGKIETAVSLSDIGAYAREIVKNEIEMHASDGLARADYALFSGGGKVVRHSEPFLAGKGSNWFSKGSQNMVHPDADKMLKPSFGEPGQCFPLKGSSGFVQIKLRTAIIPEAITLEHVAKNVAYDRSSAPKDCRVSGWMQGRDLDLPIDPNKMFVLAEFMYDLEKSSAQTFDVSDAGGVGIVNTVRLDFSSNHGSTSHTCIYRLRVHGQEPDSVSMVKM, encoded by the exons ATGTCCGCATCTACGCTCTCCATTAGCGCCAACCCTGCCGTGTCCGCTCGTCGCCGGCCTGTCCTCCTTGCCGAAAATAAATCGAACTTCGAATCATTGCCCGCCGAACCTAACCCTAATGGAGTTAATGTTGGCGAAGATAAAGCTACCGGCGCCGCTAACAGCAGAGATCTGAGCCACCATTCGGTCCGGGGCGAGGCGTTGAAGGACTTTGGGCAAGCCAGAAAAGTCACTGTGGCTCAAAACTCAAACGTTCCGCTGCGGCGGACACGGAAGGGAGTGGTCAACAAGACGGAGAAACCCCGGTGGCAGACTGTGGTTAGTATTTTTATTAAGAATTTAGTGCTTTTACTTGTTTTGGCTGGGTTAGTTCAGATTATTAGGAGATTGGCTTTGAAATCGGGGGAGGTTAGTAGGGCTGGGACAGAGGTCAGCCTAACCGAATTTGAAGGTAGAGTTGCTGAGGTTGAGAACTTTTTGAAAACTACTGCTAAAATGATACAGGTTCAGGTAGAGGTTGTTGATCGGAAACTTGAAAATGAAATTGGTGGGTTAAGGAGGGAATTGAATGAGAGAATAGACGATCAAAGTGTGGCATTGGGGAATTCATTGAAAATATTGGAAGAAAAGAGCGAGGGATTGGATAAGTCCTTGCGTGAATTGAAGAGCGCGAATTTGTTGACCAAGGAagaatttgagaatatgtatGAACAAATGTTTAAAGAGAAGGGTGGAAATGGTAAGATTGAAACGGCAGTGAGTTTGAGTGATATAGGAGCCTATGCAAGAGAGATTGTCAAGAATGAGATTGAGATGCATGCCTCAGATGGGCTTGCCAGGGCCGATTATGCGCTGTTTTCGGGTGGAGGAAAGGTTGTCAGGCATTCCGAGCCCTTTCTTGCTGGAAAGGGAAGCAACTGGTTTTCAAAAGGTAGTCAAAATATGGTTCATCCCGATGCAGACAAGATGTTGAAGCCTAGTTTTGGGGAACCAGGACAGTGTTTTCCGTTAAAAGGAAGTAGCGGGTTTGTTCAGATCAAGCTGCGTACGGCTATTATCCCTGAGGCTATTACTTTGGAACATGTTGCCAAG AATGTGGCATATGATAGATCCAGTGCACCCAAGGACTGCCGTGTCTCTGGTTGGATGCAAGGTCGTGATCTTGATTTACCAATTGACCCCAATAAGATGTTTGTTTTAGCAGAATTCATGTACGACCTTGAGAAGAGCAGTGCTCAGACCTTCGATGTATCAGATGCGGGTGGTGTTGGCATTGTGAACACAGTTAGGCTAGATTTCTCTTCCAACCATGGAAGCACTTCACATACCTGTATTTATCGATTGAGGGTGCACGGTCAAGAGCCTGACTCTGTTTCAATGGTAAAAATGTAG